Part of the Bacteroidota bacterium genome is shown below.
TCATTATCAGAATCATCTTTAATACTCAAAAGTTTAATTAATTCCTCGTCAATATATATCAGGAAATTAACACGGTTGTGTTCGTAGCAACCTAGGTCTATATTGGTGTAAAGAACCCTGTTATTATTATCAAGGTCAATGCTGGTTCTTACCAAATTAGCATCACCTTGATCAAGAGATGCAGAACGAGATGTCCAATGAAGCCTGTAATTTCCTGAACCATGAAAATAAGGAACAGAGTCAAAACAATCACCAGGTAAATTTACACCAGAGTTAGAAGTTTCGATGTCACAATGTTTAAAAGCTGGATAACTTTCATTAGCTATAGCCAAGTAAGTAACATTCCCAGAATTAGGTGAATTGTGATAAATTAGATTATTATTAAACCAAAAAAGACCAGAAGTTGGTGAATATGTTGAATACAAACCTCCACCATCACCATTTGTTGCAGTATTGTAAGCAATTGTATTGCTATTGATTTCAGAATTTGTAGGAGTATATATATTCTCATAAATATCAAACATGTAGATTCCACCACCATCATTATCGGCAGTGTTTTCCACAACAAGATTGTTAAGAAATTGGTATATATATGTTACTTCCATAGGATCTGCTTTCAAATATATCCCCCCCTGTGAACTAGTTGGATTAGGATATAGAATTAACTTTTCAATATTATTCTTATTAATAGTTGGATCATTTTCAGTTATTCTATAACTAGGCATAGGATCTTCATACTCATAAGCTCCTATATCAATATCGTAAGTACTTGCGATCACATCAATTTTCCTTTGATCATCTTTAAGATCTGTTGGAAGTGCAAAGTAGGTGTCGTTTCCAGCATTGGAGACTTTCCTGAGCAATTGTTTCATTAAGTTTCATTATTAGTGCTAGTTCCATGCTATGATTTAAGAGATTTGAAATAGCTCCTCTCTATTTCATTTATTACATCTTCTGGTTTATAAAGTATCTTTCCATCAAATTTAATAAAAGAAATTTTCCCTTTATCCCTATACTTTTGAAGCGTCCTGTTTGAAACTTTTAACATTTTACATAAATCGCGACTATCAATCCATCTATTCTCTTGAGGTATTACTCTTTCCTTTAATTCAGTAACTACGGATGTCAATTTTTGGATATCATTTGAAGTTTTATCAATTTTTTTTAATAGCTTTTTATAAGCAATGCTTTCAATTGTAATTACCTTCATTAGTTTTTACTAATTTACCTTTTGTATTCTTGTCATATCCAAATTTAATCAATATATCTCGTATTTGAAGTGTCTTTCGGAAAAATCTGCTTTTCCGAAAGCAAGGTACAAATTACTGGACTTTTCATACCTACTATTCAATAATACTCTCGTTAGCATCATCCAGCACGTCATCTCCAAAACTTTCAAGATAAATTTGTGTTGTTTTTGTATTGGTGTGTCCTAACCCATCTCCTATAACTTCCACTGAAAACCCTAATTTCTTAGCAGTACTAGCCCAAGTGTGTCTGGCGACATATGATGTAAGAGGGATTGGTAAATCAAGTGATTCTCCAATCTTTTTAAGCTTCTTGTTATACAGTCCCCTAGCATTTTCAATCTCTAACCTTATTTCTTGGGCTGTTTTGCTCTTTATTATTGGAAAGATGTAGCTCTTTGCAGTAGGTTCCTCAATAAATGGAATATATTGATCAAGTATTTCTTGTGCTTTACTTGAGATCTTAATCCGATATAATTTTTTGAATTTTGATTTTGAACGTCTATAAATAATTATTCCATTAACAATATTGCTTTTCTGCAATAATACCATGTCAATAAAATTCATTCCACGACAATAAAAACTAAACAAAAAATAGTTTCTAGCATGCCATAAGGAAGAATCCTCTGGAAATTTAGCATCTTCTATTTTCTTTATATCATCTTTGCTTATAGCTCTTTTTTGAGTCTCCTCACTTCGTATAGAGTAGTGTTCAAAGGGATACTCCGCTTTTGCTGCTAAGCCTTCTTTAATCGCCTTATTATAGATTGCTCTAACAGTACGCATTTGTGTGCTTAATCCATTAAGAGACCTCTCTTTGGATAAATATTTTTCCTCAACCTTTTTAAGGAATCCATATGTAATTTGAGCAAATTTGATATCTGAATTTTTATTATGACGCTTGATAAAGCTTTCAGCATGTCTGTAAACTTTAGCATTTCCAATCTCCCCTTTCCTCTCCATTGATTCTGCAAGTTCAATTGCATATACACAAAAGTATTGATCACCTTTTCTATTACTCAATATCTTCTTTAGTTGTGCAACTGTAAGC
Proteins encoded:
- a CDS encoding T9SS type A sorting domain-containing protein: MKQLLRKVSNAGNDTYFALPTDLKDDQRKIDVIASTYDIDIGAYEYEDPMPSYRITENDPTINKNNIEKLILYPNPTSSQGGIYLKADPMEVTYIYQFLNNLVVENTADNDGGGIYMFDIYENIYTPTNSEINSNTIAYNTATNGDGGGLYSTYSPTSGLFWFNNNLIYHNSPNSGNVTYLAIANESYPAFKHCDIETSNSGVNLPGDCFDSVPYFHGSGNYRLHWTSRSASLDQGDANLVRTSIDLDNNNRVLYTNIDLGCYEHNRVNFLIYIDEELIKLLSIKDDSDNEENIDEFSFISYPNPVREQLTILINMDNDAHLIISVFNMNGRLIWNKNEYMAKGSHEVKWNKQNNAEGLYLLRIVYEDKHYDTKFFVE
- a CDS encoding helix-turn-helix domain-containing protein, translating into MKVITIESIAYKKLLKKIDKTSNDIQKLTSVVTELKERVIPQENRWIDSRDLCKMLKVSNRTLQKYRDKGKISFIKFDGKILYKPEDVINEIERSYFKSLKS
- a CDS encoding site-specific integrase; the encoded protein is MQINNNMTTTTKILLDQRRQKSNGTFPIIIRLSHNRKSTSFPLNIFVFESDWDSKKCRIKKACKHFDNLDRVNNMIQKKQTEFSDKIIELRDNKRLNGLTVAQLKKILSNRKGDQYFCVYAIELAESMERKGEIGNAKVYRHAESFIKRHNKNSDIKFAQITYGFLKKVEEKYLSKERSLNGLSTQMRTVRAIYNKAIKEGLAAKAEYPFEHYSIRSEETQKRAISKDDIKKIEDAKFPEDSSLWHARNYFLFSFYCRGMNFIDMVLLQKSNIVNGIIIYRRSKSKFKKLYRIKISSKAQEILDQYIPFIEEPTAKSYIFPIIKSKTAQEIRLEIENARGLYNKKLKKIGESLDLPIPLTSYVARHTWASTAKKLGFSVEVIGDGLGHTNTKTTQIYLESFGDDVLDDANESIIE